Proteins co-encoded in one Salvia splendens isolate huo1 chromosome 4, SspV2, whole genome shotgun sequence genomic window:
- the LOC121801591 gene encoding mitochondrial substrate carrier family protein B-like, with amino-acid sequence MEARVGVDGARKFLHQQPRPQQSQISQIGTIPQLLAGGIAGAFSKTCTAPLARLTILFQVQGMHSDVAIMSKPCIWREALRIVNEEGFRAFWKGNLVTIAHRLPYSSVNFYSYEQYKRILRSIPGLEGQGEHPQADAFVHFVGGGLAGMTAASATYPLDLVRTRLAAQRNTIYYQGIRHSIRTICRDEGFFGLYKGLGATLLGVGPSIAISFSVYESLRSSWLSRRPDDSTVLVSLACGSLSGIASSTVTFPLDLVRRRMQLEGAAGRARVYKTGLFGTLKHIIRSEGLGGMYRGIMPEYYKVVPGVGIVFMTYEALKKLLAQGPFS; translated from the exons ATGGAAGCTAGGGTCGGGGTGGATGGCGCCAGGAAGTTTCTACACCAACAACCGCGGCCGCAGCAGTCGCAAATATCGCAGATTGGCACAATTCCGCAGCTCCTTGCCGGCGGAATCGCCGGAGCTTTCAGCAAGACCTGCACTGCTCCCCTAGCCCGCCTCACCATCCTGTTTCAG GTGCAAGGCATGCATTCGGATGTTGCTATAATGAGTAAGCCTTGCATATGGCGCGAGGCATTGCGCATAGTTAATGAAGAAGGTTTTAGAGCCTTCTGGAAAGGGAATTTAGTTACTATAGCTCATCGTCTTCCGTATTCTTCTGTCAACTTCTATTCTTATGAACAATACAAAAGA ATTTTAAGATCAATACCGGGTCTTGAAGGTCAGGGAGAACATCCACAGGCAGATGCTTTTGTGCATTTTGTTGGTGGTGGCTTGGCAGGAATGACTGCTGCTTCTGCTACATATCCTTTAGATCTTGTCAGAACAAGGCTGGCAGCACAG AGGAATACCATATATTATCAAGGCATTAGGCATTCAATTCGTACCATCTGCCGAGACGAAGGATTTTTTGGCCTGTACAAAGGGCTAGGGGCAACATTATTG GGAGTTGGGCCCAGTATAGCAATAAGCTTTTCGGTTTATGAGAGTTTGAGATCTTCCTGGCTTTCTCGCAG GCCTGATGATTCTACTGTATTGGTGAGCCTTGCTTGTGGTAGTCTTTCTGGCATTGCATCATCAACAG TGACATTTCCTTTGGACCTCGTAAGGCGAAGAATGCAATTGGAAGGTGCTGCTGGTCGAGCCCGAGTATACAAAACTGGATTGTTTGGAACTTTGAAACACATAATCCGTTCTGAAGGCCTCGGCGGCATGTATAGAGGGATAATGCCTGAATACTACAAGGTTGTTCCAGGAGTCGGCATTGTTTTCATGACATATGAAGCATTGAAGAAGCTTCTAGCACAAGGGCCTTTCAGTTAG
- the LOC121799726 gene encoding protein MIZU-KUSSEI 1-like translates to MPFEFIAPSRHFPKFAIYIHTPIPFPNKIFPQTPFLIPSMTKLESLRRFLVPCIGNSRTSPSPPPAAKKRLSTSLRDDLDEKHHHLIQPQPQEAEPPSCCSSPATPAANLAPPRPSRTMVIGTIFGHGRGGHVWFCVQQDRLATKPALLLELSIPTSGLIQEMQCGLVRIALEFNAAESDDPELARCPLRSVPLWTLFCNGRKLGFAVRRKATQQTKMMLKTMQNVTVGAGVIPCKFHDEKEVMYMRANYECVLGSADSESFHLINPDQLPGQELSVFLLRTR, encoded by the coding sequence ATGCCCTTTGAATTCATCGCCCCTTCCCGCCATTTCCCAAAGTTTGCTATTTATATCCACACCCCCATCCCTTTCCCAAATAAAATTTTCCCCCAAACCCCTTTCTTGATCCCTTCAATGACCAAGCTGGAGTCTCTGCGCCGATTCCTCGTCCCCTGCATCGGCAACTCCCGCACCTCCCCGAGCCCTCCCCCCGCCGCCAAGAAACGCCTCAGCACCTCCCTCCGCGACGACCTCGACGAGAAGCACCACCACCTGATCCAGCCGCAGCCACAAGAAGCAGAGCCCCCGTCATGCTGTTCCTCCCCGGCGACCCCGGCGGCCAATCTGGCCCCGCCACGGCCGTCCCGAACAATGGTGATCGGCACCATATTCGGGCACGGGCGCGGCGGGCACGTGTGGTTCTGCGTGCAGCAGGACCGCCTCGCCACGAAGCCCGCCCTCCTCCTGGAGCTCTCCATCCCGACCTCGGGCCTCATCCAGGAGATGCAGTGCGGCCTCGTGCGGATCGCGCTCGAGTTCAACGCGGCCGAGTCGGACGACCCCGAGCTGGCGCGGTGCCCGCTGCGGTCCGTGCCGCTGTGGACGCTCTTCTGCAACGGGAGGAAGCTCGGGTTCGCGGTCAGGCGGAAGGCCACGCAGCAGACCAAGATGATGCTCAAGACCATGCAGAACGTCACCGTCGGGGCGGGCGTCATCCCCTGCAAATTCCACGACGAGAAGGAGGTCATGTACATGCGGGCTAACTACGAGTGCGTTTTGGGGAGCGCCGATTCAGAGTCTTtccacttgatcaacccggATCAGCTCCCGGGTCAAGAACTCAGCGTTTTCTTGCTACGAACAAGATAA
- the LOC121798596 gene encoding uncharacterized protein LOC121798596: MRSKKRIPGAPAPSLTIQNTLPLPPQLCFEGETLARFLKSVQREIESARIVDETLPLKIWIKQQFAVGVNEVTRGLERMPPNRGDEKSPVGKNVDDGEARCGYFQVILVASDCNPRTLTKHLPALAASRNVPLISVRDRKEGSLRLGELIKVKTAIAIGVKAKGNAINQLIKEALTNNKINSTEEEA, encoded by the exons ATGCGAAGCAAAAAGAGAATCCCCGGAGCGCCGGCGCCGTCGCTGACCATTCAAAATACTCTTCCTCTCCCGCCCCAACT TTGTTTTGAAGGTGAAACCCTTGCTCGTTTCCTCAAATCGGTGCAGAG GGAGATCGAATCGGCTAGAATCGTAGACGAAACTCTGCCTCTTAAGATTTGGATTAAG CAACAATTTGCTGTGGGGGTGAATGAAGTCACGCGAGGACTTGAGCGAATGCCTCCTAATCGTGGAGATGAAAAATCCCCGGTTGGGAAGAATGTGGATGATGGTGAAGCCAGGTGTGGCTACTTTCAG GTGATATTGGTAGCGTCAGACTGCAATCCTCGAACCTTGACAAAGCATCTACCAGCATTGGCCGCTTCAAGAAATGTTCCACTTATCTCTGTAAGAGATAGAAAAGAAGGTTCTTTAAGATTAGGCGAGCTGATAAAGGTGAAAACAGCAATCGCCATTGGAGTAAAG GCTAAAGGAAATGCTATCAATCAACTAATAAAAGAAGCCCTAACTAACAACAAGATCAATAGCACTGAAGAGGAAGCATAA